The following nucleotide sequence is from Komagataeibacter medellinensis NBRC 3288.
TCGGGCGGGGTGGAGGGGATCACGCCATGGCCAAGGTTGAACACATGGGGGCGCCCCTTCATGGCATCACGGATGGCGCGGGCTTCGGCGCGCATGCCTTCACCGCCTGCCAGCACGCGGATGGGGTCAAGATTGCCCTGTAGCACCAGCGTTTCGGGTACCTTTTCCGCCACGGCCTTCATGTCAGCCCCGGTATCGAGCGCCATGGCGTTCACGCCCGTTTTGTGCCCGTATTCGATGGCCATGAGCCCGCCCAGCCGGGGAAAGCCTATAACCGGCACGCCGGGGTGGCGGGCATTGATGATTTCGGTAATACGCCGCGCGGGTTCGATGACATGCTGGCGGAACTGCGAGGGCGGCAACAGGCCGGACCAGCTGTCAAACAGCATCACGGCTTCGGCCCCGGCTTCGATCTGGGCACAGAGCATGTCGGCTGTGGATGTGGTAAGCAGGTCAATCAGCCGGTCAAAGAAGACAGGATCAGTATAGGCCAGCCTGCGTGTCTCCTCGAACTCACGCGAACCATGACCTTCCACCATGTAGCAGGCCACCGTAAACGGCGCACCCGCGAACCCGATCAGCGTGACCTGTCCAGGTCTGGCCGGACCGATCGCCTCGGGTCCGTCAACAGCTTTGCGCAGCCGCCCCAGCGTTTCCATGACTGGCTGGACCGCTTTTGCAACGCGCTGGGGATCAAGACGCTCCAGATCCGCCATCGAGCGCACTGGCCCCAGCACCGGGCCGCGTCCATGCACAAACTCCAGCGACTGCCCCATCGCCCATGGCAGGATGAGGATATCGGAAAACAGGATGGCTCCATCCATGCCAAAACGGCGGATGGGCTGTAGCGTGATGTCCACCGCCATATCGGGGGTCATGCAACGGGTTATGAAATCGGCCTTTTCACGCAGGGCACGGAATTCTGGCAGGAACCGGCCCGCCTGTCGCATCAGCCATACCGGAGGTGGCCATGTTGCCTCTCCCAACAGGGTGGCGAGCAGGGGTTTGCGTGTTTCAGTCATTGATCCGTCGTTCTGTTTCGTTGTGGCCGGACTATCTCGTACTTTCCCAGCCACGGATAGCGGGCAGGGACAACGCGCGCGCCTCTTTCAAAACAATAAAAGAAAAGAGAAAGAAATTTTTTGAGGTGTTTTAAGTGCTGTGAGTCATGGGGTACCCACGTTTCCGAAAATGTACCCCACTTTTCC
It contains:
- the hemE gene encoding uroporphyrinogen decarboxylase, with protein sequence MTETRKPLLATLLGEATWPPPVWLMRQAGRFLPEFRALREKADFITRCMTPDMAVDITLQPIRRFGMDGAILFSDILILPWAMGQSLEFVHGRGPVLGPVRSMADLERLDPQRVAKAVQPVMETLGRLRKAVDGPEAIGPARPGQVTLIGFAGAPFTVACYMVEGHGSREFEETRRLAYTDPVFFDRLIDLLTTSTADMLCAQIEAGAEAVMLFDSWSGLLPPSQFRQHVIEPARRITEIINARHPGVPVIGFPRLGGLMAIEYGHKTGVNAMALDTGADMKAVAEKVPETLVLQGNLDPIRVLAGGEGMRAEARAIRDAMKGRPHVFNLGHGVIPSTPPEHVGDLIRTIRDV